In a genomic window of Gadus chalcogrammus isolate NIFS_2021 chromosome 17, NIFS_Gcha_1.0, whole genome shotgun sequence:
- the si:dkey-183c6.8 gene encoding protein O-GlcNAcase yields MEERSQFLCGVVEGFYGRPWSMDQRRVLFQWMQHWGLNTYLYGPKDDLKHRLLWREVYSPEEEGQLRTLVTEARSRGVTFVYALSPGQDIVFSSACDLTLLKRKLKQVSDLGCEAFAILFDDIDHSMCQADSEAFSSFAHAQVSVANEIYRFLGEPSVFLFCPTEYCGSLCSPCVSKSSYLQTLGADLQPNISVIWTGSKVISRTLSVDCLEEVGSVLQRPPLIWDNLHANDYDSRRLFLGPFKGREPQLRRRLRGLLLNPNCEFEANYIPLHTLGTWHRTPPGGEGGDDEPEYCPDSALSEALRDWMDELNQPLQPGRQSTTPTSRAKTPDRADRPPATAKPLPMFPLSSGSPPTSPAKGGDNGSEGEAKRPPGEGLKHKAQGRVPCGGKGLLSEAQVRLLVGLHYLPHEHGPAAQRLLQDLTWLKSNCHLVSLNGKKTAQQKVEEWRGRASRLMALCEDIAELHCSVVGGVNRAVLYDLYPYVWDLRNTALVAKAFVCWLDGRVLGDSSTLGSWKNCFHWCGTTTGAELLGVDSEPWVFKGGVSGEVQMLLPIGSSTELFTHPPPLFPTSRLYNVRPYHSKDKVELYRMVRQLHLRAQGGKDSNSTHPDVTGDRCLGACLALCPEYSFVLEDELGVCGCVTGVQDVRAFIKRCHATWMPAMRDKYPGPRTGPSALPAHTQDLLLLMEEDQGEYPDSLLHHFPSQLRLDALPQLVDASVSRTLLTALLAALKANGSQGVFCEVQPTDRQRMEFLTKLGFLEILRGEARSREGVVLGRLL; encoded by the exons GATGCAGCACTGGGGTTTGAACACCTACCTGTACGGCCCTAAAGACGACCTCAAACACAGACTGTTATGGAGGGAGGTGTACTCCCCAGAGGAAGAGG gtcagCTGAGGACCCTGGTGACTGAGGCGCGGTCGCGGGGCGTGACCTTCGTCTACGCCCTTTCCCCCGGCCAGGACATCGTCTTCTCCTCCGCCTGCGACCTCACCCTGCTGAAGCGCAAGCTCAAGCAg gtgTCAGACCTGGGTTGCGAGGCGTTTGCCATCCTGTTCGACGACATCGACCACTCCATGTGTCAGGCCGACAGCGAGGCCTTCTCCTCGTTCGCCCACGCTCAGGTGTCCGTAGCCAATGAGATCTACCGCTTCCTGGGGGAGCCGTCCGTCTTCCTGTTCTGCCCCACAG agtacTGCGGGTCCCTCTGCTCCCCATGTGTGTCCAAGTCCTCCTACCTGCAGACCCTGGGGGCCGACCTGCAGCCCAACATCTCAGTCATATGGACCG GCAGTAAGGTGATCTCCCGGACCCTGTCGGTGGACTGTCTGGAGGAGGTGGGCTCTGTTCTTCAGCGCCCGCCGCTCATCTGGGACAACCTGCACGCCAACGACTACGACTCGCGGCGCCTCTTCCTCGGGCCCTTCAAGGGCCGGGAGCCGCAGCTCCGCCGCCGCCTCAGGGGCCTCCTGCTGAACCCCAACTGCGAGTTCGAGGCCAACTACATCCCCCTGCACACCCTGGGGACATGGCACCGGACCCCccccgggggagaggggggagacg ACGAGCCTGAATACTGTCCCGACAGCGCTCTGTCCGAGGCGCTCCGTGATTGGATGGACGAGCTCAACCAGCCCCTGCAGCCAG GCCGTCagagcaccacccccacctcccgcGCCAAGACCCCCGACCGGGCCGACCGCCCCCCCGCCACGGCCAAGCCCCTCCCCATGTTCCCGCTGAGCTCCggctccccccccacctcccccgccAAGGGGGGAGACAACGGGAGCGAGGGGGAGGCGAAGAGGCCCCCGGGGGAGGGCCTCAAGCACAAGGCCCAGGGCCGGGTGCCCTGCGGCGGGAAGGGCCTGCTAAGCGAGGCCCAGGTCCGGCTGCTGGTGGGTCTCCACTACCTGCCCCACGAGCACGGGCCGGCCGCCCAGCGGCTGCTGCAGGACCTCACCTGGCTGAAGTCCAACTGTCACCTGGTCAGCCTCAACGGGAAGAAGACCGCCCAGcagaag gtggaggagtggCGTGGCCGGGCGTCCAGGCTGATGGCGCTCTGCGAGGACATCGCCGAGCTCCACTGCAGCGTGGTGGGCGGGGTCAACCGCGCGGTGCTGTACGACCTCTACCCCTACGTCTGGGACCTGAGGAACACGGCGCTGGTGGCCAAGGCCTTCGTCTGCTGGCTGG ACGGCCGGGTTCTGGGGGACAGCTCCACTCTGGGCTCCTGGAAGAACTGCTTCCACT GGTGTGGGACGACGACGGGGGCGGAGCTACTTGGAGTGGATTCGGAACCGTGGGTGTTCAAGGGCGGGGTCTCGGGGGAagtgcag atgctcCTTCCAATAGGAAGCAGCACTGAGCTGTtcactcaccctcctcctctcttccccaccTCTCGCCTCTACAACGTCAGGCCCTACCACAGCAAGGACAAG gtggaGTTGTACCGTATGGTGCGACAGCTGCACCTCAGAGCCCAGGGGGGTAAAGACTCCAACTCAACCCACCCTGATGTCACCGGcgacag gtgcctGGGGGCCTGCCTGGCCCTGTGCCCGGAGTACAGCTTCGTGCTGGAGGACGAGCTGGGCGTGTGCGGCTGCGTGACGGGCGTGCAGGACGTGCGCGCCTTCATCAAGCGCTGCCACGCCACCTGGATGCCCGCCATGAGGGACAAGTACCCGGGCCCCCGGACCGGGCCGTCTGCGCTGCCCGCGCACACACAG gaccTGCTcctgctgatggaggaggaccagggggagTACCCGGACTCCCTGCTCCACCACTTCCCCTCCCAGCTGCGTCTGGACGCCCTGCCCCAGCTGGTGGACGCCAGCGTGAGCCGCACCCTGCTCACCGCCCTGCTGGCCGCCCTCAAGGCCAACG gttcCCAGGGGGTGTTCTGTGAGGTCCAGCCCACCGACCGCCAGCGGATGGAGTTCCTCACCAAGCTGGGCTTCCTGGAGATCCTCCGCGGAGAGGCCCGCAGCCGAGAGGGCGTGGTCCTGGGAAGGctcctgtaa